AAGTCAAGTGGGGTATAAGGAGAGGTCCAAGGGCATAAGTAAATGATGCAAAAGgaagtttttatttttgtttttttatttatttatcttttggTGATTTTAGGTGGTCTTAGAAGactttagtttgcttgattttagTCAGAGTTAGGAGTAGGAAGCAATGTGTAATATGTTTAATAAAAAATGAGTTTAATTTTAAACTATTTCCCTAGATTCTATTTATCACATTTTTCTCCAATATCCCTCCATTCAGCTTAAAATAACCTCTCTCAATAAAataagaagaggaaaaggaaaagaaatcaaAGGATGGGAAAATGGAGGGGGAGAGATTATAGTGACAGTAAAAGTTATCTTTGTATctgctcctctctctccctcttaagTTATCCCCTTTGACTCCCAAACCTCTTCTATGGCTTCtagtttcttaaatttttaatatttttactcattttctattttattttatttgtcatttttctagtcttatttctttgttttctaatattatttttagccTTATATCtaattttatctttttgttttcttttttgtatttttgtttcttctttatcttttttcttaGATGTGCATAGTTTTTGTTGTTTGCAAGTATATTAATGGAAATGAGTATTTTCTAACATAGCACAGTTAGGTTGGTTTAGAGTCCAACTATGAATCAAACTATATTGGTTAGAATACTAGTTTGTTGTAAGTAAATTAGGAGTCCTCTTAACGTAAGAAAAGAAACACTATTTTTATGGCCGTTAGGCATTTACAAAGAGGTTCCATAAGCAGTTAAAAAGTTTTTGTAGCTTGTAGGTTACTCAGTATGAATTTTCTATAGAAAATGACACTAATAGAAAAATTATGTTACATGATTGCTAgtgataaaaaaatatacatgATCCTTCTGTGGAGCCTTCTCAAATTAAAGCtatcccatttttttttttaaatttgagaGTGGAGGTGAGGGCTATTTTTCGAGGAAAAAACTTATTAGAAAAAAATTGAGTTGGAATATGGCTGACCTCATTTGCCTGCATTTTTTTGGAGGGATatatgactcataggcaagttCAGCGTTATTAAGCTTTGATATAAGGAAGCCCCATGGCTGCACCACCCTTAATCCTAGAAGTCAAGCATTACTAGGTATGTGTTTTATACACCTTCCTCTTCCCTGCCCCACAACACGTACTTTTCCCCGCCTTCCATGTCTGcggcaagaaaagaaagaaagaaacatacACCCACAAAAAATTGTGCATGTGCATGTGTCTTGGTGTGTGTGTTGGTGGGGGCGGGGGACTGGATACAATGGCATCTATCGAAACTATTTCTTTGTTCTGTTGCATCATTGTATGGCATGGCCTTTCCATGTTGCTTATCCTACCTTTTAAGAAAAATGTTCGTACAATTCTCAAAATGAAAGGAAGGCTCTTATGGTCATCCTTTATGAATTTATTCCATTAAACACTAAAGAATTTTCTTAATGGTTTTCTGGAGAATTGTTTAATGTCAGTACAACTAGAGTAGGCAGATTTTGGTATTCATAATGCACGGCGTGTTGTGGGTTTCTATAATCTCTTctgctgtttcttcttcttttcttttttattctttttttggaaGAAATGTTGCAAAAGATCCAATCTGATACCTTAAGGATGAGGAAACAATAGTACTCTAATATTTTGCTAGTTATTTTTTCTACTCTTGCCATGTGTTGTCATGGATATATCCTTGCTGCTAGTTGGCTTAATTTGCTGATAGTTGCAAATTGTCTTGTAGagtattcatatttgttattTGGTAGCTGAAATTGAACCTTTTGTTTTTAACCGAACTTCTTCAGCAACATATGAAGATGAATCATTTGATAGTAAACCATATATTGCTGTCTAATGGTGGCTATGCCAAGTCAATTTCAAGTTGTTTGTTATTTTCTCATGCCAATTCTAtacatttttcagatatggagCTTATCTGAAGGTAAGCTACTGCGGAGCATTACGTTTCCTTCAATAGTTGACGCTATCGCAATGGATCGGGGGGAGCATGCATTTTACGCTGGTGGTAGAGATGGCAAAATATATATTGCTGCACTTAATGCTGAAAGCAATCCTAATGGCATTTATGGAATGTTCATTATTGGTTCCTTATATGACCACAGGTAGTCATGTTTACTTCTTTGATGTACCAGCCTTATTTATTCGTACTTCAATTAGCACTTAGCTTAATGCCATTTGATATTGATATTTGGTGCATACATTTGAGTTGCATCTAGATGAAAACTACTTGATCATGGTTTATGCTACTTATTTTGAAGGCTGCATTCTTAGTGTTGTAAAGTTTCATTGTAATATTAATATTTCTTTGATTGATCTGGAGTAATGCATTTAGTTGATAGTTCAAAATGTAATTAAATCTTCCTGTCTCCAGTGTTGCAATCTTCGTTCATTTGTGCACCTTCATGGTATCAACTTGCTTTCACTCACTTAATTGTCATTCTCAACTTTTCAGCATACCTTTCTGTaagaatcatgaaatgctgcataaTTTTTGTACTCCTCAACATCTTTTTGTGATTGTCTCCCTCTTTATACCATGGTACCTTTAAAATTTCATTGTCAGatcttttttcatttcttcaaataGAACCCGTttcattgttttcttttatttttggattttgataTTCATCAAATCACTTTGGCATCGGCTAGATTTTGCAGCACCAAGGTTCTCTGTCTTTACTTTCTTGATAGATCATACCATTCTCTCAGTACGGATGTCAGTGACAGATTCTAGTCTCTTTCCTCTAATCCTGTCAGTGACCCCATTTTGTAACTAGCAAAGGGCATGCTTGTGCAATGCATGTGTTGAAAAAAAGcgaagataaaaaagaaaaagatgaggAAATAGGTTAACTGACAATATAATCATATTTGCAAAACAGAACATGTAAAAGTTAAAACTTGAAACAATAAATCAAGTAAGAAATtaaatcaaaacaaaaatctaagATAAAAATGCGACAAtataaaacagaaaaacaatagATCAAATTAAAATCGAAATTAATAAGAAAACAATATATTCaaaaagtagaagaaagtagAAATTAAACAAATAGAACAAAGCAAAAAtatgaaacaaaaataaaactCAAGTtgattgaaaattaaaaaaaaaagaatctgcAGAATCAAAAATGTAAAATGAAATAAGATAAAATGTTAAATTAAACAAGAAAATACAAGCAAAACACCTCAAATAAGATAGATCAAAGATAAGACAAGATAAAgtccaaagaaaaagaatcatAAACCCGGAAAAAGAACAAGCAAAAATGATAATATAAAAAAGAATGGACAAAGATAACATGCAAAACTGCAAACTAATGGAAACAAAAtgagaaatattataaaaaagaaaTGACAGTATAAAGTAACAACAGACTAAAATAAAGTGGATATGTAAAATCAAGTAGATAGAAATTGAAAgtagaaacaaaataaaaaaatgacatAAAATAGTTATTCATGTACGCTTTGGACTTCTAGATCATACATATCCCAATGTTTTCTGGGTCTTCCAATAAGACAGAGGATGCACGAGATATGAACTTTTGGTATGGGGGGGGGAGATGGGGTTATGGGCATGGCATGCAGGAACAGCAATGGGAGTGAGGAAGGAGGGCTTTAGAGGGTTATAGGCTGGTTGGGTATGGGTTTGTGGGGTGGAGTGTGGTGTTGGGATAAGGGGAGGATGCCAAAGCAGGTGAAGGTATGTTAATtagggtgagagagagaggcaatTTATAGCTGCATGGCTGGATAGGAGAGTGAAAACCAGGTTTGTATGGGTTTGAGAGAGAAACCACTGCTTTTTTAACTTATTCACAAAAATATGCCATTATGAATCATATATAAAAGGTTTTACTTAAAGGGCAAAAGTTGATAGATGGAATTCCAAGGATCCTTTTTGCTAATATAGCGCAAATACCAATGCAATAAATCATATTTCGAAGAGATAGCTCTCATAATTTTTTCATAGTTAGTATAGGTCTATGGTTGAATGGTCAGTAACTATCTCTGATATGAGCTGATGAATGGAAAATAAAACAGTGCACATTCTAAATGTTAAGCCACATCATGAGCTGAGTGATgttatataagaaaaatcattTGAATGTGCGGTACTACAAAAATTATTGTTAAGTCTTAAAAATTTGGAAGTTTCCAGCCATTAATATGAGTAGTTTAAGTTTGATGTCTCCATTAACTGGTTAACGCAATCTCATTGGTAGCCATGACCCAAGAATTGTCTTGATTGAACAATGtgagaatatatatagatggtTGTTAGGCATTACCAGTACATCAACACattcatacatgcatatatacgtACTAACCAACCAGCCAACCCACCAATGGCTATCATGTTTATTTGATCTTTTTACCTGCCTATAGAGTTACAAATGTTAGTGTTGACATGTTGAATACCACTAGATATATTATTTTGGATGGAAAAAAAAGGATCTGGTCTTTCTTAATTTGACTTCTCCAAGCTGATTTTCTCATCCAGTAAGGCTATAACATGCTTAGCACTTAGCACGGATGGAGGTATGCTGGTGTCTGGATCAGAGGATGGTACAATTCGAGTTTGGGATACTAAAAGTCAACATGTGACTCGAATCCTAAAACATGCAAAAGGTACATCTGTCACTAGCAGAGATGTCTCCTCTGTGAACTTTATGTTTTCTGTGTCCTTCAGTTGCAATGTGGTTATTTTTGAAATTCCTATTTCCTAAAAGTTGTTTGCCCCTTATACGGTATCTGATCAATGGAATTAACTGGATATTCCCTCATCAGCCACAGGTGTATTATAATATGGCCAATATTTGCTCTGATATTCTGAACTAATATTTATAGGTATTGTTCAGTTTACATGACCAGATCACTAATGATTATGTCATATTCCCAGTGTATATTAGATAAGTTTCCTATGAGCAGTAACCCATATAAAGCAGTCTTTTTTCATTTATCAAGCTTTTTGTCTCAAATTCACCATAATAATTGCTCATTATTTAATCTCCCATGCATCTTGGAACAATGCATCCtgctcttttttcctttcttgttgACATGATTTGGGCTAACGGGGAAAGGAGTTTTTGTCAGGTTGAGGTCAAAGGGTCTTCATCCAATGGAGAGAGGTTTGTAATTTATCAACACATGGGGCTCAAAGGGGCTTAAGAAGTAATATTACATTCAAATGGTCAAGTATTCTGCAATTCCGTTTATTGCTTCATGTATTTTTTCAGAGGGGCTTAAGTTGACCTAGAAGTTGACAGACGATCCATATGTCTATTAGATGAGAGAAAAGGTGTCTTGTCATTAatattgatatttatttttcCCTTTATTTTGGACTGGTCCAGAGATTTTGGGTACCAGACTTTTTTATGGTACGGGAACTTAGAGAATTGAGTAACGAGATTATTTAGAAGCGAATTGTGTTATTCCCCTTTAAATCTTCATAGTCCAATGTCCTTTGCAGAGGCGacatttaattgaggaattcttGTAAGAGGTATTGCTGGATTAAGTGCCCTGCCCCTTATAACTGACAACTTGTATGTAAGCTACTGCTTAGCACTTCTGTTACTAGTTTCAAGTTGAACATATTTTCAATCAGTGGGTCTGGCCAGGTTGTCATCTAATACACTCTGGATTATGATTCTAGCTCAGGGACCTAGAACTTGCCTGATTACTGATGAGCTTCGTCAGGTTGGGCTGCATCCAAATTGTGGCTTGGTTTTTGGGTAATGATAGAGTTGACATATTATGCCTCAAATCTGGAATCACTTAAGGTTAGATATAGTTGGAGAGAATGCAGTGCAATACTTTCATTCCAGATGTGACCAACATATTTGGTCTTCACGCTTTGGTCAGGTTTAAATTGGGTTGTCTTTGGTCCATATCCGGAGCCACTTCCAGCCTTCtattgatacaatttgaaataaagttttaaaatatgtttttcATTTGCTCACAAAGCCCTCTTGTACTCTGGAAttaattcatgaaaagattcaCAAACACTAATTTTATTGATTGAGTGTCAAAATCAGATGCATGCGCACCACAGGTTTACTTTTTAATATCTGAATACCATTCCACCACTATAAATTGCCTAAATTAGTTATATTGGTAGTTTTAATTCAACTTAAGTTTTGCTATCTGTTTTTCTGAGCaagtttcatggtgtgattacaTATTTTCATTACTGAaagtgatctctctctctctctctgtgctgTTACCCTTTTCCTAATAAAAATCATTAACCTATAGACTGTAGCAAGCTATGAAAGTATGATTGacacccttttctttttttttttttacaggtCCTGTCAATAATGTTCTTATAATTAGACAACCTCTTCGTGCATGTCCTCCAGCATTAGCAAATGCACAAGCCTCCCTATCCAGGAAGCGTCTTAGTTTGTCACTTCCTCCACCTTTGAGTAAATATATTGACTCAACAGATGGAGAAATTGAAACAAAGGCTGTAAATTTGCTTCTGCCTCCTTGGCAAGATCCAGAAAAGAGTAAATACTGCAGTTCAAACGTGATAAAGAAACAAATCAAAGAGCTTCAGGTATCCTCTACCATGCCATTTTCATTTCTGTATATTCTTTGTGATGGAATCCTTATTTTCACGATATATCTGCTGTCTGTTTGGTGGCATCTAATCGTTTTAGCTCGGTATGACCACCTTTACCTTGGTGCTTCCCTTTTGTACCTTCAGTGATTTAACAGGCCTTTTCTCTAACTATTTGATGTAGAATTATTTTTCATCTTCTGAAGAGGGAATCCTTTGACTATTTACATGACACTAATGCTGAGAAACTGTGTATATTGTATAATATCACATTTAAAGAAACAAAATGCTAACGTAGTGGCTGGGCTCCACCTTTGCAAATCTGCAACAAAATTTAAGCTTCCATAGCAGCGTCCATGATTTGTACATCTTTCCTCCTCCCTGCACCCTACAACACATGCATAAACATCGTTCTTGAAAGTTAATATATAtcacaataactagaggcaagGAGTTTGTTATGATTttgccaacttttttttttgttcttatgAAATTGATTTACTCAATGATAAAAAAGAAACCTATAGATTTGATGACTGACAGATTTTCCCCCCTTCCCTCCCCCCTCCTATTCAGCAACAGAGTTCTTCAGGTGCTGCAGAAATGGAGTCGGAAAGACTAAGGCTAGAATGTAAAAGATCAATACAGATGGCTCAGCAATGGAAGAAGCTGTACCAAGAGTTGCAAAATCTGTGTGTAAATGAGCTGTTGAATGGAGTCCAGATGGATGACAGATGAGGAAACAACTTAAAAGAACTTCAATATAGAGAGCTTTCGTGATGGATGTGAAAGCCACCTATCTAAATTCTGCGGTATTCTAACAGTTGCTTTGATAATTCAATTTTGCTTCATGTAGTGTTTGTAATAGATAGTTTTTTGGCCAAGTATCATAGCCTCCTGTTAtaggaaaatattcttgattagCTGTTAAATTTTTGCCTCAAAATGATGTTCAAAATTCTTGTAATTGTTGCTCGGGGGCATGCATTTTGTCTTGACATGTTTCATGGTTTCGAAGAATGTAAACCAATTCGTCTGGATCCATGCAACTGTCAAATGTGGAAATGAAAAAAAGACTATGGAGGAGCTCTAGGGAGTGTACTTCCTGAGTAGCCAGGCATATCTATTATGAGGTGAACAGTATTTTGCCGATTGGATAGCTGCCGATTGGGTTGCTTTTTTTATGGCAGAGCATTATGGGATCAATTTGTCAGTTGTCTGTTTGTATTTTGTGGTATTTTGTTTTTGACCTTATGGGATGTATTCATATTACAAATGTAGGAACTATATgccttgtcaaaaaaaaaaaaaaaactttatggaTCCATTTTTCTCTTTGAACTCGCAATGCAGGCACCCCTTCGGCCTTGTTGAGCAAGGGGGACTTGCCTTGGCCAGCGATGAGCTCGTGGAAGGTGACTTTGAGGCAGCAGACGGCGGATTTGGGGGAGATATTGCGGTGGAGGGGTATGGTGGATTCCAAGCTCATTTGCCACCCAAATCTAGGCAAAGCCTCTAGAGGTGCCAGCCCGACTACTCCATACCTCGATCCCAATCAATAAAATTCTATGAAAGTGTCTAAATTCTACTCTCGGAAGCAAAAAATTCTGACCCTTGGACAAGTATTTTGTCTAAAATttactatatttttattttgtagaagtattataaacaaataatatgttaaaataaaatcagaagaTTGAAAAGAAATTGTCTATATCAAGGCGTGCGATATACACTGCCCTAAGAACGTGATTTGTTCTCTACATGTAGGTCTGTGACGATCTTGTTTTCAAAATACAACAATCCGGCTAAAGCCCAATCTTCCTCTAACGAGCATGATCGTTAGGAGGCTTGACCCGACGGATTTCTTCAGTTGtccagatttttttaaaaaaaaaaaaatctaaaaaaagatttggaagaagagaaaaaaaaggagagaagaatTCTCTATTTCGTCTCAGAAAGTAGAGTAGTAGTAATGTGGATTGAGTTTTTTTAAACCATTGGACCAGAGCCTATTTATAGATTTTGTCCGGTAATTGATATGGCGGTATTTTCGAAGATGCGATGTTTCAAAAACATCGCATCCCTATGGAAATTGGAACCAACGTTCTTTTCAAAAAAGTCACAACTTTTCTGAAAGAAGTGTATGAGAAAAAGGATAagagttttaaaaattttaaactaTCTAAAATTTAGGAGATAAATTTggtgtatttattttttaaaaatatattttttttccttagttAAAACTCTAACAACCTTCcacaaaagatttaaatttagAAAACTTATATATAAGAAAATCTGGACAACTTATACTATGCAATAGGTGAGGTGTCTGATGGATTTGAACCTCACTTAGTATTGATAATATCTATCTAAAGGAACCGTTGTGGATTAGACTTTGAACTCGGTCCTTTGACTTAGATTTTTACATATCATACACACAATGCAGATCAATTGGGTTTTTATGCGGTTAGCGTCATTTAAAGATCGTGCACTTAGTACcttgattttttataaaaattttattagagTTAGCCCAAACCTTTAGTCGTGGCCTATATAATAATTTTCACATAGATaagtcctccaaatatatttgTGACCTAATACTCTATAGATTTTTTATCTTGAACTCATTAAGAGTATAACTCAACATTTTCAGTATATATATTTGTCATTGATAAGAACACTCATAATAGAAATGGAAGGAGATATATTCCGAAAAATATACTTTGACACGATCACTCGATCAGCTTCGTTTCTACCACATGAAACCTCCTGCATGAGATCTTCAATCATAGATGTTGGATATCCACTGTTGGTGATTAACCAGTGAGCTTAAGCCCCATTCTCTGATGAATTTAGAACTCTACTCCAAGACAAACTCTTAGTTAAATCTACTCTACGGAGAACCCGCAAAAACAGCCCGGAAAACAATGTTTATCCCCACCTAATCATGCATGCATATGAAGGGGCACGTGCCTGCTCTTCAGTCCGAGTTGGGCACAAGTTTCCGGGAGCGTAGTTTAAAACCATTGACTACTAAAGGTTGCTTCATTTTGGTAGTTGGTGCAGCATCTCAGACGAGGAAGGTTCGTTTTTAACTTTTTACCAGACATACGTACAAAAGGCAAAGGGGGGAAAAAAGAAACGTTGAGCGACTGTGTACAGTTTACAGAGAGCATTGCATATTATATTGTCGCTAGCCTGGCATGGAAGGAGTTGATGATGCTGGGAGAGAACAGAGAGAATAGATTCTCTCCTAAGATTATAAGATTTATAAGACATCTAGAGCCCCATGGCCGCCATCATTGCTACGTCCCCATCCATCTTCTCCTCTTTGGATTCTTTATCTTCACCTTTACTTGGACATGGCCCATCTTTCCGGTGGTGGAGTGGTCCAACGACCAGGCTTCATCTTGgcttgggattttttttttcgtgcTCGCCCCAGACATCCACCATGCAATGTTGGTAAAAGTCTGCTGCTGCAGCCAACATGAACATCGCCCAAAAGAACTTTTATGTTCAGAAGATATTGCGAGGCAAGTCTCGGAATTGCCAAACCTCGCCAACCACAATTTGCCTGCAATTAAGAAATTCCTAAAAGGAAACATTTAGAACTAAATTTTGATATCTGATTTACCTTATggtaccaaagttaggcaatt
This region of Phoenix dactylifera cultivar Barhee BC4 unplaced genomic scaffold, palm_55x_up_171113_PBpolish2nd_filt_p 001567F, whole genome shotgun sequence genomic DNA includes:
- the LOC120108816 gene encoding protein ROOT INITIATION DEFECTIVE 3-like; translated protein: MVAMPSQFQVVCYFLMPILYIFQIWSLSEGKLLRSITFPSIVDAIAMDRGEHAFYAGGRDGKIYIAALNAESNPNGIYGMFIIGSLYDHSKAITCLALSTDGGMLVSGSEDGTIRVWDTKSQHVTRILKHAKGPVNNVLIIRQPLRACPPALANAQASLSRKRLSLSLPPPLSKYIDSTDGEIETKAVNLLLPPWQDPEKSKYCSSNVIKKQIKELQQQSSSGAAEMESERLRLECKRSIQMAQQWKKLYQELQNLCVNELLNGVQMDDR